From Triticum aestivum cultivar Chinese Spring chromosome 4A, IWGSC CS RefSeq v2.1, whole genome shotgun sequence, a single genomic window includes:
- the LOC123085200 gene encoding protein EARLY-RESPONSIVE TO DEHYDRATION 7, chloroplastic, translating into MASASKQQSMYPEVPQSHPDHNTAFQYNPAAASSTGGESLYPTMDPHEMAENLFPADAAEDAAPAPPTVEETLVDVPGAQLHLVDPDRSLDLGAGTLSIVRLRQGDHCVAVLARLTPDKAHKRRGVFGFLSSGRSSDAQEPVQWPLAGDVAVVKLDAGHYFFSLHVPHSDHPDDKEDAEAETDADREAALSYGLTVAGKGQEQVLEELDRVLKEYTTFSVKQVDEEAGGKSEVMDTRAVSEITPEEAAGDKKEEIEEQSAAFWTTIAPNVDDYSSSVARLIAKGSGQLVRGIIWCGDITATGLKCGEAVLKKGAGANGKHTQVKPSSLKRMKRARRVTKMSNKVANSILSGVLKVSGFVTSTVVNSKPAQKFFKLMPGEVILASLDGFGKVWDAVEVSGKNVMKTSSVVTTSVVTHRYGDQAGEITQDYLHATGNALGVAWAVFKIRKALDPKGHIKKSSLASSAAHAVAKQSISLQKKK; encoded by the exons atggcctCCGCCTCCAAGCAGCAGAGCATGTACCCGGAGGTACCCCAGTCCCACCCCGACCACAACACCGCCTTCCAGTACAATCCCGCCGCCGCCAGCAGCACCGGCGGCGAGTCGCTCTACCCCACCATGGACCCGCACGAGATGGCCGAGAACCTCTTCCCAGCCGACGCGGCCGAGGACGCCGCGCCGGCCCCGCCCACGGTGGAGGAGACCCTCGTCGACGTGCCGGGCGCGCAGCTCCACCTCGTCGACCCGGACCGCAGCCTCGACCTCGGCGCCGGCACGCTCTCCATCGTGCGCCTCCGCCAGGGCGACCACTGCGTCGCCGTCCTCGCGCGCCTCACCCCGGACAAGGCCCACAAGCGACGCGGCGTCTTCGGCTTCCTCAGCAGCGGCCGCTCCAGCGACGCGCAGGAGCCCGTGCAGTGGCCGCTCGCCGGCGACGTCGCCGTCGTCAAGCTCGACGCCGGCCACTACTTCTTCTCGCTCCACGTCCCGCACTCGGACCACCCTGACGACAAGGAGGACGCCGAGGCGGAGACGGACGCGGACCGGGAGGCGGCGCTGAGCTACGGGCTCACCGTCGCCGGGAAAGggcaggagcaggtgctggaggagctggacAGGGTCCTCAAGGAGTACACAACCTTCTCCGTCAAGCAGGTCGACGAGGAGGCCGGCGGCAAGTCGGAGGTCATGGACACTAGGGCGGTGTCGGAGATCACGCCGGAGGAGGCTGCCGGGGACAAGAaggaggagattgaggagcagTCCGCGGCGTTCTGGACGACAATCGCGCCCAACGTGGACGACTACAGCTCGTCGGTGGCGAGGCTTATCGCCAAGGGCTCCGGGCAGCTGGTAAGGGGCATCATCTGGTGCGGGGACATCACAGCTACGGGCCTCAAATGCGGGGAGGCGGTGTTGAAGAAGGGCGCGGGGGCGAACGGCAAGCATACGCAGGTGAAGCCGAGCTCCCTCAAGAGGATGAAGAG GGCCAGAAGGGTCACTAAAATGTCGAACAAGGTAGCAAATTCAATTCTCTCAGGTGTTCTCAAGGTCTCGGGATTTGTTACCAGCACTGTAGTCAACTCCAAACCCGCACAGAAGTTCTTCAAGTTAATGCCTGGCGAAGTTATTCTTGCTTCGCTGGACGGATTTG GTAAAGTTTGGGACGCTGTTGAGGTGTCTGGAAAGAACGTGATGAAAACATCGTCAGTTGTCACTACTTCAGTTGTAACGCACAG GTACGGTGATCAGGCAGGAGAGATCACACAGGACTACCTCCACGCCACCGGAAACGCTCTTGGGGTCGCGTGGGCCGTCTTCAAGATCCGGAAAGCGCTCGACCCAAAGGGGCACATCAAGAAGTCGTCCCTGGCGAGCTCGGCGGCGCACGCTGTGGCTAAGCAATCGATCAGCCTGCAGAAGAAGAAGTAA